A genomic window from Silene latifolia isolate original U9 population chromosome 11, ASM4854445v1, whole genome shotgun sequence includes:
- the LOC141610871 gene encoding uncharacterized protein LOC141610871 isoform X1: MRITKRQLELESTPSKNFTQKIYRPNDTTFDYLGHGSIHTTTVYLLHPPPQPPNPTTSNHHDDDRRPWIVAAIEDTLKLQLRHPLTLKPHPSTLPKTNFSYSTVAVSYHASYFFDKLIVTEDHALFALYNGGVLRARPGNGTESTDWITLNHGDGGDTEDKFDDVVVFKGKVYALDRDGLLYLINNYVNSQQITMGKMVIKRAVGSEFKWRKRVVIDGEKRMYMVVRTGEKGLVVYKQITRGKAVYWEKIQAFDGNKVLFMSRDYCFFMRASVIDVKKYKNCIVFSQWAFPRYGYSGWEFSSFNWSWEFAEKEIAVFRLRDQSFSAGSKINWSAPYWTKQQSSGLNVASFRAYAARCRISGVQVDQVEQVDQSQSSSDSEIESERNPDEDEGLDSDSQYEEGEVQSDSKDSDSKDDEQEETGSDSDSQDKDQEGVESDSGSQDQDQEGVESDSNSQDQEEEKMQCDSSSQEKEDEQTHLNANTDGGASLLEDTKVSERNQSRTPKNFTLQTDESVFTCRQDYVYPTTVNLLRPPRSSSSDCPCIIASETVDDDDDDATVIFRHPLTSKPPFWNLPRNFDISELRPSTLAVSYHFEESRPVDKLLVVPTPPSSHLSDYINVENCTMLALYGGGELQGCPPALSRRSYAAIYGASNSNSSWVKLSSGEKFDDIIIFQDKIYAVDRQGFTKLINNYKTTRKISIGKYLTSVPITSCSGRFGWRKRLVVDGATLYVVVRTAEKSFEVFMLDWGKSRPAKVVYWKKVTGFDDNKVLFMARDYYFFQRALKKFPGRKYKNCIVFSEAAFPQYGNDCWEFTESARQLGEDNIAIFRLDDATFAREGKNPRFPKIDWSPPPWVFLAAKSQCNSSSQSERDPDEDEELDSDGQDEDEDEDEDEEEEEEVQSDSKDSASKDEEQEEMESDSDSQDEDQEGAESDTSSQDQDQEEVESDSNSQDQEEEKMQCDSNSQEKEVDEHTHLNANTAGGASLQEDTKISGKQQSQRPPSKIFALKTDKSAFTRRRTYVYSTTINLLQPPRLVSSDCPCIIAAENIAYEAGKADEADKDATVIFHHPLTSKPPFWNLPRDFDISKLHPCTLAVSYQFHVSYPVDKLLVVPTPPPCQLGELIDVRNYTLLALYCGGELQGCPRYSKNKADIAGMSTLAWVKLSSGEKFDDVISFQDKIYAIDRKGFTKLINNCKSTRKISIGKFLTSVPVTSASGRFGWRKRLVVDGATLYVVVRTAEKSFQIFRLAKGVYWNEVTRFEGNKVLFVARDYYFFRQASEKFPGSKYKNCIVFSEAAFPQYGKDCWEFTESTRKLCEDDIAVFRLYDATFAREGENPCFPKIDWSPPTWIFLAAESQCNPSTQSEREQEEMESDSDSQDQDTEVVEIVSDSGSQDQDPDVVEIVESDSDSQAQDPEVVEIVESDSGSQGHEEEKMECDTNIQDKEDEEMPLNANTDGGASLQKDVSPSLLGPKSGTTDTQIPLSATEDEITRTVLSLNGANAVIEEDTLRKNISTESVLKACTSSATKSQTSEHATSKFEGFDIRSDLVPTLQKIWQKHGNIVEKSIMRNSDIISRALESLATMVLLLEDNTAHSLSDSQADYLASTLSDLRCICFKVYWLVPYVQKAIKIHKSKSSVESLNNLSLLSSQVKKRKAVLLEELDKLGTEKNKLKEEMEKVSQLIPFCGQLKLDEPLGAGLT; encoded by the exons ATGAGAATCACTAAACGTCAACTAGAACTTGAATCAACACCATCCAAAAACTTCACCCAAAAAATCTATAGGCCCAACGATACCACCTTCGACTACCTCGGCCATGGCAGCATCCACACTACCACCGTCTACCTCCTCCAcccaccgccacaaccaccaaACCCAACCACATCCAACCACCACGACGACGACCGCCGTCCATGGATTGTGGCCGCCATTGAAGACACCTTAAAACTCCAACTCCGACACCCACTAACCCTAAAACCACATCCATCAACTCTCCCTAAAACCAATTTCAGCTACTCCACCGTCGCCGTCTCCTACCATGCTTCCTACTTTTTCGACAAGCTCATCGTTACCGAGGACCATGCTCTTTTTGCTTTATACAATGGCGGCGTATTACGTGCTCGCCCAGGTAACGGTACTGAGTCTACTGACTGGATTACGCTAAACCATGGCGACGGAGGTGACACGGAAGATAAAtttgatgatgttgttgtttttAAAGGGAAGGTATATGCGTTAGATAGGGATGGGCTGTTgtatttaattaataattatgTTAATTCCCAACAAATTACCATGGGTAAAATGGTAATTAAGCGTGCAGTTGGGTCCGAGTTTAAATGGCGAAAACGGGTTGTGATTGATGGGGAGAAGAGAATGTATATGGTGGTTCGGACCGGGGAGAAAGGGTTGGTGGTTTATAAGCAGATTACGCGAGGGAAGGCGGTTTATTGGGAGAAGATTCAGGCGTTTGATGGGAATAAAGTGTTGTTTATGAGTAGGGATTATTGTTTTTTTATGAGGGCGTCTGTGATTGATGTCAAGAAGTATAAGAATTGCATTGTGTTTTCGCAGTGGGCGTTTCCTCGCTATGGGTATAGCGGTTGGGAATTCAGCTCGTTTAATTGGAGTTGGGAGTTTGCTGAGAAAGAGATTGCTGTTTTTCGGTTGAGGGATCAGAGTTTTTCTGCTGGGTCTAAGATTAATTGGTCTGCCCCTTATTGGACTAAGCAACAGTCTTCAGGGTTGAATGTTGCGAGTTTTAGGGCGTATGCTGCTCGTTGCAGGATATCAGGGGTGCAGGTGGACCAGGTTGAGCAGGTGGACCAGTCTCAGTCGTCATCAGATTCTGAGATCGAATCTGAAAG GAACCCTGATGAGGATGAAGGCTTGGATTCAGACAGTCAATATGAGGAGGGGGAGGTGCAATCTGATTCGAAGGATTCAGACAGTAAGGATGACGAGCAGGAAGAGACGGGATCTGATTCAGACAGTCAAGATAAGGATCAAGAAGGGGTGGAGTCTGATTCAGGTAGTCAAGATCAGGATCAAGAAGGGGTGGAATCTGACTCAAATAGTCAAGATCAGGAGGAAGAAAAAATGCAATGTGATTCGAGTAGTCAGGAAAAGGAAGATGAACAGACGCATTTGAATGCAAATACTGATGGTGGTGCATCGTTGCTAGAAGACACGAAGGTAAGTGAGAGGAACCAATCACGGACACCTAAAAACTTCACCCTTCAAACTGATGAATCAGTCTTCACGTGCCGCCAGGACTACGTCTACCCCACCACCGTAAACCTTCTCCGGCCACCACGTTCTTCTTCTTCCGACTGCCCTTGCATCATTGCCTCGGAAACCGTCGATGACGACGACGACGATGCCACCGTCATATTCCGCCACCCCCTGACCTCCAAGCCCCCATTCTGGAACCTTCCTCGAAACTTCGACATCTCCGAACTCCGCCCCTCCACCCTCGCCGTTTCCTATCATTTCGAAGAATCCCGTCCTGTTGACAAGCTGTTGGTTGTCCCCACCCCGCCGTCGTCTCACTTGAGTGATTACATTAATGTAGAAAACTGTACTATGTTGGCTCTGTACGGCGGTGGTGAACTTCAAGGTTGTCCTCCCGCATTGTCCAGGAGGTCATACGCGGCTATTTATGGGGCATCGAATTCGAATTCATCGTGGGTCAAGTTATCTTCCGGCGAAAAATTCGACGACATTATCATTTTTCAGGACAAGATATATGCAGTAGATAGGCAGGGTTTTACTAAATTGATCAATAATTATAAAACTACCAGAAAAATCAGCATCGGTAAGTACCTAACTTCTGTACCCATAACGTCCTGTTCAGGACGGTTTGGTTGGCGGAAACGACTCGTGGTAGACGGAGCTACTCTGTACGTGGTGGTTCGAACGGCAGAGAAATCATTCGAAGTTTTTATGCTAGATTGGGGAAAAAGTAGGCCAGCAAAGGTAGTTTACTGGAAAAAGGTTACGGGATTTGATGATAACAAGGTGTTGTTTATGGCCAGAGATTATTACTTCTTCCAGCGGGCGTTGAAAAAGTTTCCAGGAAGGAAGTATAAGAACTGCATTGTGTTTTCTGAGGCCGCATTTCCTCAGTATGGCAACGATTGTTGGGAGTTCACTGAGAGTGCTAGACAACTCGGCGAGGATAATATTGCGATTTTTCGGTTGGATGATGCAACTTTTGCCCGGGAGGGTAAGAATCCGCGTTTTCCTAAGATTGATTGGTCACCTCCTCCTTGGGTTTTCCTTGCCGCTAAATCTCAGTGTAATTCTTCTTCCCAATCAGAAAG GGACCCTGATGAGGATGAAGAATTGGATTCAGACGGTCaagatgaggatgaggatgaggatgaggatgaggaggaggaggaggaggtgcaATCTGATTCAAAGGATTCAGCCAGTAAGGATGAGGAGCAAGAAGAGATGGAATCTGATTCCGACAGTCAAGATGAGGATCAAGAAGGGGCGGAGTCTGATACAAGTAGTCAAGATCAGGATCAAGAAGAGGTGGAATCTGACTCAAATAGTCAAGATCAGGAGGAAGAAAAAATGCAGTGTGACTCGAATAGTCAGGAAAAGGAGGTGGATGAACATACACATTTGAATGCAAATACTGCTGGTGGTGCATCTTTGCAAGAAGACACGAAGATCAGCGGGAAGCAGCAATCGCAGAGACCCCCTTCTAAAATATTCGCCCTTAAAACGGATAAATCAGCCTTCACTCGCCGCCGCACCTATGTCTACTCCACCACCATCAACCTTCTCCAGCCACCGCGTTTGGTCTCCTCTGACTGCCCCTGCATAATTGCCGCGGAAAACATCGCGTACGAGGCTGGCAAGGCTGACGAGGCGGACAAGGATGCCACCGTCATCTTCCACCACCCCCTGACCTCCAAACCCCCATTCTGGAACCTTCCTCGAGACTTCGACATTTCCAAACTCCACCCCTGCACCCTCGCTGTTTCCTATCAGTTCCACGTATCCTATCCCGTCGATAAGCTCCTGGTAGTCCCCACCCCGCCGCCGTGTCAATTGGGCGAGCTAATCGATGTAAGGAATTATACTTTGTTAGCTCTGTACTGCGGTGGTGAACTTCAAGGTTGTCCTCGGTACTCCAAGAACAAGGCGGATATTGCAGGGATGTCGACTTTGGCGTGGGTCAAGTTATCTTCGGGCGAAAAATTCGATGACGTTATCAGTTTTCAGGACAAGATATATGCCATAGACAGGAAGGGATTTACTAAATTGATCAATAATTGTAAATCTACCAGAAAAATCAGCATCGGCAAGTTCCTAACTTCTGTACCCGTAACGTCCGCTTCAGGACGGTTCGGTTGGCGGAAAAGGCTCGTGGTAGACGGAGCTACTCTTTATGTGGTGGTTCGTACGGCAGAGAAATCATTCCAAATTTTTAGGCTAGCAAAGGGGGTTTATTGGAATGAGGTTACGAGATTTGAAGGTAACAAGGTGTTATTTGTGGCCAGAGATTATTACTTTTTCCGGCAGGCGTCAGAAAAGTTTCCAGGAAGTAAGTATAAGAACTGCATTGTGTTTTCTGAGGCCGCATTTCCGCAGTATGGCAAAGATTGTTGGGAGTTCACTGAGAGTACTAGAAAACTCTGCGAGGATGATATAGCGGTTTTTCGGTTGTATGATGCAACTTTTGCCCGGGAGGGTGAGAATCCGTGTTTTCCCAAGATTGATTGGTCACCTCCTACTTGGATTTTCCTTGCTGCTGAATCTCAGTGTAATCCTTCTACCCAATCAGAAAG GGAGCAAGAAGAGATGGAATCTGATTCAGATAGTCAAGATCAGGATACAGAAGTGGTGGAAATCGTATCTGATTCCGGCAGTCAAGATCAGGATCCAGACGTGGTGGAAATTGTGGAATCTGATTCAGATAGTCAAGCTCAGGATCCAGAAGTGGTGGAAATCGTGGAATCTGATTCCGGCAGTCAAGGTCACGAAGAGGAAAAAATGGAATGTGATACGAACATTCAGGATAAGGAGGATGAAGAGATGCCTTTGAATGCCAATACTGATGGTGGTGCATCACTGCAAAAGGATGTATCCCCTTCTTTATTGGGTCCTAAATCTGGAACAACTGACACTCAGATACCTCTATCTGCGACTGAAGACGAAATTACGAGAACTGTTCTTAGTCTGAATGGTGCAAATGCTGTAATTGAGGAAG ATACTTTAAGGAAAAACATCTCCACAGAGTCGGTCCTTAAAGCTTGCACATCCTCTGCAACAAAG AGCCAGACAAGTGAGCATGCAACATCAAAATTTGAAGGATTCGATATCAGGTCTGATTTAGTCCCAACCTTGCAAAAGATTTGGCAGAAGCATGGGAACATAGTAGAAAAGAGCATTATGCGTAACAGTGACATAATCTCTAGGGCATTGGAGTCGCTAGCCACTATGGTACTCCTACTGGAGGACAATACAGCCCACTCCTTGAGTGATAGCCAAGCCGACTATTTAGCCTCCACATTGTCTGATTTAAGATGCATATGTTTCAAAGTTTACTGGTTGGTACCGTATGTTCAGAAGGCTATAAAAATACATAAAAGTAAGTCGTCAGTAGAATCCTTGAACAATCTCAGCCTGTTAAGCTCCCAAGTCAAAAAACGCAAAGCAGTCCTCCTCGAGGAATTAGACAAACTTGGTACAGAGAAAAACAAACTGAAGGAAGAGATGGAGAAGGTGTCCCAGTTGATTCCTTTTTGTGGGCAACTTAAGTTGGACGAGCCCTTAGGAGCAGGGCTCACTTGA
- the LOC141610871 gene encoding uncharacterized protein LOC141610871 isoform X2: MRITKRQLELESTPSKNFTQKIYRPNDTTFDYLGHGSIHTTTVYLLHPPPQPPNPTTSNHHDDDRRPWIVAAIEDTLKLQLRHPLTLKPHPSTLPKTNFSYSTVAVSYHASYFFDKLIVTEDHALFALYNGGVLRARPGNGTESTDWITLNHGDGGDTEDKFDDVVVFKGKVYALDRDGLLYLINNYVNSQQITMGKMVIKRAVGSEFKWRKRVVIDGEKRMYMVVRTGEKGLVVYKQITRGKAVYWEKIQAFDGNKVLFMSRDYCFFMRASVIDVKKYKNCIVFSQWAFPRYGYSGWEFSSFNWSWEFAEKEIAVFRLRDQSFSAGSKINWSAPYWTKQQSSGLNVASFRAYAARCRISGVQVDQVEQVDQSQSSSDSEIESERNPDEDEGLDSDSQYEEGEVQSDSKDSDSKDDEQEETGSDSDSQDKDQEGVESDSGSQDQDQEGVESDSNSQDQEEEKMQCDSSSQEKEDEQTHLNANTDGGASLLEDTKVSERNQSRTPKNFTLQTDESVFTCRQDYVYPTTVNLLRPPRSSSSDCPCIIASETVDDDDDDATVIFRHPLTSKPPFWNLPRNFDISELRPSTLAVSYHFEESRPVDKLLVVPTPPSSHLSDYINVENCTMLALYGGGELQGCPPALSRRSYAAIYGASNSNSSWVKLSSGEKFDDIIIFQDKIYAVDRQGFTKLINNYKTTRKISIGKYLTSVPITSCSGRFGWRKRLVVDGATLYVVVRTAEKSFEVFMLDWGKSRPAKVVYWKKVTGFDDNKVLFMARDYYFFQRALKKFPGRKYKNCIVFSEAAFPQYGNDCWEFTESARQLGEDNIAIFRLDDATFAREGKNPRFPKIDWSPPPWVFLAAKSQCNSSSQSERDPDEDEELDSDGQDEDEDEDEDEEEEEEVQSDSKDSASKDEEQEEMESDSDSQDEDQEGAESDTSSQDQDQEEVESDSNSQDQEEEKMQCDSNSQEKEVDEHTHLNANTAGGASLQEDTKISGKQQSQRPPSKIFALKTDKSAFTRRRTYVYSTTINLLQPPRLVSSDCPCIIAAENIAYEAGKADEADKDATVIFHHPLTSKPPFWNLPRDFDISKLHPCTLAVSYQFHVSYPVDKLLVVPTPPPCQLGELIDVRNYTLLALYCGGELQGCPRYSKNKADIAGMSTLAWVKLSSGEKFDDVISFQDKIYAIDRKGFTKLINNCKSTRKISIGKFLTSVPVTSASGRFGWRKRLVVDGATLYVVVRTAEKSFQIFRLAKGVYWNEVTRFEGNKVLFVARDYYFFRQASEKFPGSKYKNCIVFSEAAFPQYGKDCWEFTESTRKLCEDDIAVFRLYDATFAREGENPCFPKIDWSPPTWIFLAAESQCNPSTQSEREQEEMESDSDSQDQDPEVVEIVESDSGSQGHEEEKMECDTNIQDKEDEEMPLNANTDGGASLQKDVSPSLLGPKSGTTDTQIPLSATEDEITRTVLSLNGANAVIEEDTLRKNISTESVLKACTSSATKSQTSEHATSKFEGFDIRSDLVPTLQKIWQKHGNIVEKSIMRNSDIISRALESLATMVLLLEDNTAHSLSDSQADYLASTLSDLRCICFKVYWLVPYVQKAIKIHKSKSSVESLNNLSLLSSQVKKRKAVLLEELDKLGTEKNKLKEEMEKVSQLIPFCGQLKLDEPLGAGLT; encoded by the exons ATGAGAATCACTAAACGTCAACTAGAACTTGAATCAACACCATCCAAAAACTTCACCCAAAAAATCTATAGGCCCAACGATACCACCTTCGACTACCTCGGCCATGGCAGCATCCACACTACCACCGTCTACCTCCTCCAcccaccgccacaaccaccaaACCCAACCACATCCAACCACCACGACGACGACCGCCGTCCATGGATTGTGGCCGCCATTGAAGACACCTTAAAACTCCAACTCCGACACCCACTAACCCTAAAACCACATCCATCAACTCTCCCTAAAACCAATTTCAGCTACTCCACCGTCGCCGTCTCCTACCATGCTTCCTACTTTTTCGACAAGCTCATCGTTACCGAGGACCATGCTCTTTTTGCTTTATACAATGGCGGCGTATTACGTGCTCGCCCAGGTAACGGTACTGAGTCTACTGACTGGATTACGCTAAACCATGGCGACGGAGGTGACACGGAAGATAAAtttgatgatgttgttgtttttAAAGGGAAGGTATATGCGTTAGATAGGGATGGGCTGTTgtatttaattaataattatgTTAATTCCCAACAAATTACCATGGGTAAAATGGTAATTAAGCGTGCAGTTGGGTCCGAGTTTAAATGGCGAAAACGGGTTGTGATTGATGGGGAGAAGAGAATGTATATGGTGGTTCGGACCGGGGAGAAAGGGTTGGTGGTTTATAAGCAGATTACGCGAGGGAAGGCGGTTTATTGGGAGAAGATTCAGGCGTTTGATGGGAATAAAGTGTTGTTTATGAGTAGGGATTATTGTTTTTTTATGAGGGCGTCTGTGATTGATGTCAAGAAGTATAAGAATTGCATTGTGTTTTCGCAGTGGGCGTTTCCTCGCTATGGGTATAGCGGTTGGGAATTCAGCTCGTTTAATTGGAGTTGGGAGTTTGCTGAGAAAGAGATTGCTGTTTTTCGGTTGAGGGATCAGAGTTTTTCTGCTGGGTCTAAGATTAATTGGTCTGCCCCTTATTGGACTAAGCAACAGTCTTCAGGGTTGAATGTTGCGAGTTTTAGGGCGTATGCTGCTCGTTGCAGGATATCAGGGGTGCAGGTGGACCAGGTTGAGCAGGTGGACCAGTCTCAGTCGTCATCAGATTCTGAGATCGAATCTGAAAG GAACCCTGATGAGGATGAAGGCTTGGATTCAGACAGTCAATATGAGGAGGGGGAGGTGCAATCTGATTCGAAGGATTCAGACAGTAAGGATGACGAGCAGGAAGAGACGGGATCTGATTCAGACAGTCAAGATAAGGATCAAGAAGGGGTGGAGTCTGATTCAGGTAGTCAAGATCAGGATCAAGAAGGGGTGGAATCTGACTCAAATAGTCAAGATCAGGAGGAAGAAAAAATGCAATGTGATTCGAGTAGTCAGGAAAAGGAAGATGAACAGACGCATTTGAATGCAAATACTGATGGTGGTGCATCGTTGCTAGAAGACACGAAGGTAAGTGAGAGGAACCAATCACGGACACCTAAAAACTTCACCCTTCAAACTGATGAATCAGTCTTCACGTGCCGCCAGGACTACGTCTACCCCACCACCGTAAACCTTCTCCGGCCACCACGTTCTTCTTCTTCCGACTGCCCTTGCATCATTGCCTCGGAAACCGTCGATGACGACGACGACGATGCCACCGTCATATTCCGCCACCCCCTGACCTCCAAGCCCCCATTCTGGAACCTTCCTCGAAACTTCGACATCTCCGAACTCCGCCCCTCCACCCTCGCCGTTTCCTATCATTTCGAAGAATCCCGTCCTGTTGACAAGCTGTTGGTTGTCCCCACCCCGCCGTCGTCTCACTTGAGTGATTACATTAATGTAGAAAACTGTACTATGTTGGCTCTGTACGGCGGTGGTGAACTTCAAGGTTGTCCTCCCGCATTGTCCAGGAGGTCATACGCGGCTATTTATGGGGCATCGAATTCGAATTCATCGTGGGTCAAGTTATCTTCCGGCGAAAAATTCGACGACATTATCATTTTTCAGGACAAGATATATGCAGTAGATAGGCAGGGTTTTACTAAATTGATCAATAATTATAAAACTACCAGAAAAATCAGCATCGGTAAGTACCTAACTTCTGTACCCATAACGTCCTGTTCAGGACGGTTTGGTTGGCGGAAACGACTCGTGGTAGACGGAGCTACTCTGTACGTGGTGGTTCGAACGGCAGAGAAATCATTCGAAGTTTTTATGCTAGATTGGGGAAAAAGTAGGCCAGCAAAGGTAGTTTACTGGAAAAAGGTTACGGGATTTGATGATAACAAGGTGTTGTTTATGGCCAGAGATTATTACTTCTTCCAGCGGGCGTTGAAAAAGTTTCCAGGAAGGAAGTATAAGAACTGCATTGTGTTTTCTGAGGCCGCATTTCCTCAGTATGGCAACGATTGTTGGGAGTTCACTGAGAGTGCTAGACAACTCGGCGAGGATAATATTGCGATTTTTCGGTTGGATGATGCAACTTTTGCCCGGGAGGGTAAGAATCCGCGTTTTCCTAAGATTGATTGGTCACCTCCTCCTTGGGTTTTCCTTGCCGCTAAATCTCAGTGTAATTCTTCTTCCCAATCAGAAAG GGACCCTGATGAGGATGAAGAATTGGATTCAGACGGTCaagatgaggatgaggatgaggatgaggatgaggaggaggaggaggaggtgcaATCTGATTCAAAGGATTCAGCCAGTAAGGATGAGGAGCAAGAAGAGATGGAATCTGATTCCGACAGTCAAGATGAGGATCAAGAAGGGGCGGAGTCTGATACAAGTAGTCAAGATCAGGATCAAGAAGAGGTGGAATCTGACTCAAATAGTCAAGATCAGGAGGAAGAAAAAATGCAGTGTGACTCGAATAGTCAGGAAAAGGAGGTGGATGAACATACACATTTGAATGCAAATACTGCTGGTGGTGCATCTTTGCAAGAAGACACGAAGATCAGCGGGAAGCAGCAATCGCAGAGACCCCCTTCTAAAATATTCGCCCTTAAAACGGATAAATCAGCCTTCACTCGCCGCCGCACCTATGTCTACTCCACCACCATCAACCTTCTCCAGCCACCGCGTTTGGTCTCCTCTGACTGCCCCTGCATAATTGCCGCGGAAAACATCGCGTACGAGGCTGGCAAGGCTGACGAGGCGGACAAGGATGCCACCGTCATCTTCCACCACCCCCTGACCTCCAAACCCCCATTCTGGAACCTTCCTCGAGACTTCGACATTTCCAAACTCCACCCCTGCACCCTCGCTGTTTCCTATCAGTTCCACGTATCCTATCCCGTCGATAAGCTCCTGGTAGTCCCCACCCCGCCGCCGTGTCAATTGGGCGAGCTAATCGATGTAAGGAATTATACTTTGTTAGCTCTGTACTGCGGTGGTGAACTTCAAGGTTGTCCTCGGTACTCCAAGAACAAGGCGGATATTGCAGGGATGTCGACTTTGGCGTGGGTCAAGTTATCTTCGGGCGAAAAATTCGATGACGTTATCAGTTTTCAGGACAAGATATATGCCATAGACAGGAAGGGATTTACTAAATTGATCAATAATTGTAAATCTACCAGAAAAATCAGCATCGGCAAGTTCCTAACTTCTGTACCCGTAACGTCCGCTTCAGGACGGTTCGGTTGGCGGAAAAGGCTCGTGGTAGACGGAGCTACTCTTTATGTGGTGGTTCGTACGGCAGAGAAATCATTCCAAATTTTTAGGCTAGCAAAGGGGGTTTATTGGAATGAGGTTACGAGATTTGAAGGTAACAAGGTGTTATTTGTGGCCAGAGATTATTACTTTTTCCGGCAGGCGTCAGAAAAGTTTCCAGGAAGTAAGTATAAGAACTGCATTGTGTTTTCTGAGGCCGCATTTCCGCAGTATGGCAAAGATTGTTGGGAGTTCACTGAGAGTACTAGAAAACTCTGCGAGGATGATATAGCGGTTTTTCGGTTGTATGATGCAACTTTTGCCCGGGAGGGTGAGAATCCGTGTTTTCCCAAGATTGATTGGTCACCTCCTACTTGGATTTTCCTTGCTGCTGAATCTCAGTGTAATCCTTCTACCCAATCAGAAAG GGAGCAAGAAGAGATGGAATCTGATTCAGATAGTCAAGATCAGGAT CCAGAAGTGGTGGAAATCGTGGAATCTGATTCCGGCAGTCAAGGTCACGAAGAGGAAAAAATGGAATGTGATACGAACATTCAGGATAAGGAGGATGAAGAGATGCCTTTGAATGCCAATACTGATGGTGGTGCATCACTGCAAAAGGATGTATCCCCTTCTTTATTGGGTCCTAAATCTGGAACAACTGACACTCAGATACCTCTATCTGCGACTGAAGACGAAATTACGAGAACTGTTCTTAGTCTGAATGGTGCAAATGCTGTAATTGAGGAAG ATACTTTAAGGAAAAACATCTCCACAGAGTCGGTCCTTAAAGCTTGCACATCCTCTGCAACAAAG AGCCAGACAAGTGAGCATGCAACATCAAAATTTGAAGGATTCGATATCAGGTCTGATTTAGTCCCAACCTTGCAAAAGATTTGGCAGAAGCATGGGAACATAGTAGAAAAGAGCATTATGCGTAACAGTGACATAATCTCTAGGGCATTGGAGTCGCTAGCCACTATGGTACTCCTACTGGAGGACAATACAGCCCACTCCTTGAGTGATAGCCAAGCCGACTATTTAGCCTCCACATTGTCTGATTTAAGATGCATATGTTTCAAAGTTTACTGGTTGGTACCGTATGTTCAGAAGGCTATAAAAATACATAAAAGTAAGTCGTCAGTAGAATCCTTGAACAATCTCAGCCTGTTAAGCTCCCAAGTCAAAAAACGCAAAGCAGTCCTCCTCGAGGAATTAGACAAACTTGGTACAGAGAAAAACAAACTGAAGGAAGAGATGGAGAAGGTGTCCCAGTTGATTCCTTTTTGTGGGCAACTTAAGTTGGACGAGCCCTTAGGAGCAGGGCTCACTTGA